The nucleotide sequence GTTAAATCATGGAATTCGAAGTCTGGCTTCACTCCTAATTGCTCAGGTGGTAGACTCGCACGATTGATCCACGCTGTTTGAAAGCCGAACTGCTTCGCACCGGTTATATCCCATCCATTGGAAGACATAAAGAGCACCTCTTCTTTGGCAACATTTAATGTTTCCACTACAGATTGATAGGCAGCCTTTGTCGGTTTGTATTGTTTGTTTTCATCTACTGTAATGACCGATGTAAACAACTCGTTCATCTCTGCGTTTTGAAGAAGAGGGGTTAACATACTCGGCGAGCCGTTTGAGAAAACCGCTCGGTGCTTATCTGTTAATTGTTGTAAGACGTCTTTTACTTCTTCATAAGGGGTTAAATGTAAATATGCATCCATTAATTCTGAAATGACCGATTCCTTCGGTTCCCCACCGTGCAATAAAATGGCGTAGCGTAAAGCGTCTTCGGTTACTTCGTGAAACGGCCGGTACGTTCCCATTAATTGACGTAAAAAAGAATATTCAATCTGTTTTTGACGCCACGTTTGACTAATTGCTTCCCCTTTATGAGGAAAAATGGATTGGCATTTTTCTTTTACCGAATACACATCAAACAACGTTCCATACACATCAAAAACGTACGCTTTAATCAATCTCCCCACTCCTCTCCCTTATTTATGGAAATAGTATCACAATTAGAAAGTGCCTGTCACACGTCTTGCTTTAGCTTATGGAAATGAGTTTTTGCGATTGTTTGAAGTTGTTGCTCATACGTTTGATTATAGGTCATCACGAAGCATGTTGCGGGACCAGCCGATTTTTGAAGGTCAATGGACGGATGACTTACGAACGTTTCATTTAACAACTTACATTCGTGGAAAATACCCTTTGATCCACACGGAACGATTTCGTAAACCCCCGGATGATGAAGGAGTGTCTTAAATAGTGATAGCGGAGCCATTTCATGCTCATTATCGATAACTTCTTTTCCGACGAGCGGTTTCCCAATTAATGCAATCGCTGCACCTTTTGGCGTCATCCCAACTTTTACATGGTCCTTTTTCACTTTACCGATGACGGTAAATCCGAGTGCTGACTGTAAAAGAGAGAAGTTACTCTCAGTGCTTCCCGAAAGCAAAATAGGCTCAATTGAAAGTTCCTTACAAATTTTATCTCGTCCTTTTTCAATAAGCGGCCATACGTCATCATGCACAAAGTTTTGCACAATCAGTGCGTTCGGCTTAGCCCCGACTGCGAATAATTCCATGAACGCAACTCGTAATCCATAATCGATGACCATTTCATACGGAACATGGACAATGTCTCTTTCTTTCTCTCCGATTCCTCCGCTATTATCACAAGCGATTGCGAGCCACTCATCTGCTGAATTTGGAAGAAAGATGACGTCACGGCTCATGAACCTAGCCCCCTTTTCGTTAAAAACGCCGCCAAGCGTGGAGCTAAAAGAAGAGCGACACCGACATTCACAACCGCAGCTATCAGTAAAGAAGGAACAATGGCAACATAAAACGCGCCACCCATTATCGCATAAAACGGTAAAGGAAGAACGAGTCCATTTAATAAAATAGCTGTGAACAATGCGCCCCACTTCGATTTACGAAATAGGATACCGAACAAATACACTAGAGCAAACATTTCAGCTGCTATTAACAGATGAAAGCCTCCGAGCGGAAAGCCGACTAGTAAACTCGATAAAAAGTGACCAGCGAACGCGACTATCCCCCCAACGACTGGATGTAAGAGAATTGCCGCTAAAAAGGCCGGAAAGGAATCGAGTGCGACACTTCCGACGATAGCCGGGATTTTGATCATCGCTCCAATGACGGATAATGAAATAAACATGACGATCACTGTAAAATTTCTCATCTTATTTCCCCCTTCAAACGTTCTGAAACTCCGTACCAAACGACATCGACTGTAGAAGCATGGTTCACAATATCTTGGTAGCACCATCCTGTGACGTCACGCCACAAACGTTCTTTCGCATCCATCGGCACGATCCCCTTTGACATGTCCGTCCCGATGATAATGAGCTTCCGATTTTCAGTTTCCCACTTCATCCATTGATGGAGTAACGTGTGCCATTCTCTTCTCCAGTCATGGTTCTCAAGCCACGCATAGATGAATTGTTCCAATCCTTCTATGACGGTTAACTTTTCGTATGCTTTGATGTTTTGTAAGTCCGTCACCGTTTTTTCATACCCCGAAATCCATCGTGCAGGAGCGTCTTTCACCATATGTTCTATCACCCATTTTCGCTTTCCGTTATAAGCGCCTCCTGTAACGAAATGCATCGTTCATCCCTCCTTAGTTTTGTTTCGGTCGTTGTGAGATGCACGAAGTCGCCAGGTGATACAGAATAAGACCAGTAAGGCTTTTCGACTGGTGAAAATCGCGACAGTAGCTCACGAATAACGCCACCATGTGTCACAATCACAACGTGTCGAATTCCATGGTGTGAGGTGATTCGTTTTTTCACCTCACCCCACCCTTTTTGAATTCGTTGAGAAAATTGGTCGTACCGCTCCCCGTTCGGGATGGGACCTTGAAACGGGTCGTCTAGCCAATTTTGGTAGGCAGGAACGTTTTTTAGTTCTTCAAACGTCTTCTGTTCAAAATCACCAAAATGAATCTCGCGAAGCAAGGGACTTAAAATCGGTCTTGCGTACGGAAAGTAAATGGACGCGGTTTCGATACATCGCTTTAAATCACTCGAAAAGATGAGATCTGGCTTAAAGGAAAGCTCCCTTTTTTGCAACGCGACATACCCTTCCTTTGATAAACAACT is from Bacillus kexueae and encodes:
- a CDS encoding haloacid dehalogenase type II, which produces MIKAYVFDVYGTLFDVYSVKEKCQSIFPHKGEAISQTWRQKQIEYSFLRQLMGTYRPFHEVTEDALRYAILLHGGEPKESVISELMDAYLHLTPYEEVKDVLQQLTDKHRAVFSNGSPSMLTPLLQNAEMNELFTSVITVDENKQYKPTKAAYQSVVETLNVAKEEVLFMSSNGWDITGAKQFGFQTAWINRASLPPEQLGVKPDFEFHDLTGLLSIEAKKV
- a CDS encoding ECF transporter S component; translated protein: MRNFTVIVMFISLSVIGAMIKIPAIVGSVALDSFPAFLAAILLHPVVGGIVAFAGHFLSSLLVGFPLGGFHLLIAAEMFALVYLFGILFRKSKWGALFTAILLNGLVLPLPFYAIMGGAFYVAIVPSLLIAAVVNVGVALLLAPRLAAFLTKRGLGS
- a CDS encoding bifunctional adenosylcobinamide kinase/adenosylcobinamide-phosphate guanylyltransferase, whose translation is MHFVTGGAYNGKRKWVIEHMVKDAPARWISGYEKTVTDLQNIKAYEKLTVIEGLEQFIYAWLENHDWRREWHTLLHQWMKWETENRKLIIIGTDMSKGIVPMDAKERLWRDVTGWCYQDIVNHASTVDVVWYGVSERLKGEIR
- a CDS encoding ATPase; the protein is MSRDVIFLPNSADEWLAIACDNSGGIGEKERDIVHVPYEMVIDYGLRVAFMELFAVGAKPNALIVQNFVHDDVWPLIEKGRDKICKELSIEPILLSGSTESNFSLLQSALGFTVIGKVKKDHVKVGMTPKGAAIALIGKPLVGKEVIDNEHEMAPLSLFKTLLHHPGVYEIVPCGSKGIFHECKLLNETFVSHPSIDLQKSAGPATCFVMTYNQTYEQQLQTIAKTHFHKLKQDV
- a CDS encoding histidine phosphatase family protein, whose product is MDDYLVITLIRHGRTKENDEKKYIGWTDSCLSKEGYVALQKRELSFKPDLIFSSDLKRCIETASIYFPYARPILSPLLREIHFGDFEQKTFEELKNVPAYQNWLDDPFQGPIPNGERYDQFSQRIQKGWGEVKKRITSHHGIRHVVIVTHGGVIRELLSRFSPVEKPYWSYSVSPGDFVHLTTTETKLRRDERCISLQEALITESENG